In Trueperaceae bacterium, a single genomic region encodes these proteins:
- a CDS encoding mechanosensitive ion channel protein MscS yields MDLSIDGQQLNFIGSLAIMWGSRVLGAIITLVVGWVAASWLAGLVRKVVARVDRVDNTIGGVMARVVRIAVIVLTLLAVLDRFGVETTSIVALLGAAGLAIGLALQGALSNVASGVMLLGLRPFKLGDAVDVGGTVGIVEDIGLFLTRLKTFDGVAVYLPNSQIWGSELKNFTANENRRLNLIFGIGYADDANRALEILQEIVDSDDRILKEPEPLVVFESLGESSVNLLVRPWVHRTNLLKVRFDLTQAVKEHFDREGISFPFPQTDVHLIPQNPTPEESN; encoded by the coding sequence GTGGATCTAAGTATAGATGGGCAACAGCTAAACTTTATCGGCTCGCTTGCGATCATGTGGGGTTCTCGTGTTCTTGGGGCCATCATCACCCTGGTTGTTGGCTGGGTAGCAGCTAGCTGGCTCGCTGGTCTTGTTAGGAAGGTTGTAGCAAGAGTGGACCGTGTTGATAACACCATTGGTGGTGTTATGGCACGTGTAGTAAGAATTGCTGTCATAGTACTAACGCTTCTGGCTGTGCTTGACCGGTTTGGTGTTGAAACAACCAGCATAGTGGCACTTCTTGGTGCTGCTGGGCTCGCAATCGGTCTTGCTCTTCAGGGAGCATTATCCAATGTAGCTTCTGGTGTGATGCTACTCGGGTTACGGCCCTTTAAGTTGGGTGATGCAGTGGATGTCGGCGGCACTGTCGGAATAGTCGAGGATATTGGGCTATTCCTTACCCGGCTAAAGACTTTTGATGGAGTTGCTGTTTACTTGCCTAATTCTCAGATTTGGGGAAGTGAGTTGAAGAACTTTACGGCGAACGAAAATCGGCGTCTTAATCTCATATTTGGAATTGGTTATGCAGATGATGCCAATAGGGCACTTGAGATCCTTCAAGAAATCGTTGATTCAGACGATCGGATCCTAAAGGAGCCAGAACCCCTAGTCGTTTTCGAATCGTTAGGGGAAAGTTCAGTCAACCTTTTAGTGCGCCCTTGGGTACATCGTACAAATTTACTCAAAGTAAGATTCGATCTAACTCAAGCTGTTAAGGAACACTTTGATCGAGAGGGTATTTCGTTCCCGTTTCCTCAGACGGATGTTCACTTGATTCCGCAAAATCCTACACCCGAGGAATCCAATTAG
- a CDS encoding alkylglycerone-phosphate synthase has translation MRPDLHHNMLRSELEEVVGSENISTQETDKLIYATDWFWLPQMWLDRAENPRKPDYILHPGSAQEISEILCIANNYKIPVIPWGGGSGSQGGALPMFGGIVLDTKRLNKIIEIDEVSLTITAQAGINGSQLEWALNEKGLTLPHYPASANCATLGGYLAPRGSGTISTKYGKAEDMVLGMEVVLPNGDIIRTPRVPNHAAGPDFYRLFLGSEGTLGVITEATMQIDYLPETRLFRGVLFDNLDNALEAGRRMMTRRLDPTVIRLYDPKSTTSRIKAILGREYEGAYMVLVFDGDPEIASVQERKALEICLELGADDLGSDPGEAWWKHRYDFYYPPKNLKFPWMYGTTETVTTYDKISQVYHAEKEAVESTYADWDIDFIGHFSHWFHWGTALYSRFIIQNPPQDPEEALLLHNRVWNTAMTAVLDNGGMVNEHHGVGLKLSRFMRRQYGSAWPLLESIKKTIDPNGIMNPGKVGFGPGTKGS, from the coding sequence ATGAGACCAGACCTACACCACAACATGCTCCGAAGTGAGCTCGAGGAAGTCGTTGGCTCCGAAAACATTTCCACACAAGAAACCGATAAACTAATTTACGCAACAGACTGGTTCTGGCTCCCACAAATGTGGCTTGACCGCGCTGAAAATCCTAGAAAACCAGACTACATTCTCCACCCAGGCTCGGCACAAGAAATATCCGAAATATTGTGTATTGCCAACAATTACAAAATTCCTGTTATTCCATGGGGAGGTGGTTCTGGGTCACAGGGTGGTGCTCTCCCAATGTTCGGTGGAATTGTGCTAGACACCAAACGATTAAACAAGATCATTGAAATTGACGAGGTTTCACTCACAATAACTGCCCAAGCAGGCATAAACGGCTCACAACTAGAATGGGCGCTTAACGAAAAGGGTCTTACTCTTCCCCACTACCCAGCCTCAGCAAACTGTGCCACACTTGGAGGATACCTAGCCCCACGCGGCTCAGGTACCATTAGCACCAAATACGGTAAGGCTGAGGACATGGTACTAGGTATGGAAGTAGTACTACCGAACGGGGATATAATTCGTACACCACGCGTTCCAAACCACGCTGCGGGTCCCGACTTCTATCGACTGTTCCTAGGTTCTGAAGGCACTCTTGGTGTCATTACTGAAGCCACAATGCAGATCGATTACCTTCCTGAAACACGGCTTTTCCGAGGAGTTCTTTTCGATAACCTTGATAATGCTCTAGAAGCCGGTCGCCGCATGATGACCCGCCGTTTAGATCCAACCGTTATACGCCTATATGATCCAAAGTCAACAACATCACGAATCAAGGCAATACTCGGTCGTGAATATGAGGGTGCCTATATGGTGCTGGTTTTTGATGGTGACCCGGAAATTGCATCTGTGCAGGAACGCAAAGCCCTTGAAATCTGTCTTGAGTTAGGAGCAGATGATTTAGGTAGTGATCCTGGGGAGGCCTGGTGGAAACACCGTTATGACTTTTACTATCCACCAAAGAACCTTAAATTTCCCTGGATGTACGGGACTACCGAAACAGTAACCACTTACGACAAGATTAGTCAGGTCTACCATGCAGAGAAAGAAGCAGTCGAAAGCACCTATGCTGATTGGGATATAGACTTCATCGGGCATTTTTCGCATTGGTTCCATTGGGGCACTGCCCTTTACAGTCGCTTTATCATTCAGAATCCTCCTCAGGATCCTGAGGAAGCTTTACTGCTCCATAATCGCGTCTGGAACACAGCTATGACAGCCGTTCTAGATAATGGGGGAATGGTTAATGAGCATCACGGAGTGGGCCTTAAACTGTCCCGCTTCATGAGGCGCCAATACGGATCTGCTTGGCCTTTACTAGAGTCAATCAAGAAGACAATCGATCCAAACGGGATAATGAACCCGGGTAAAGTCGGCTTCGGACCTGGGACGAAAGGATCCTGA
- a CDS encoding noncanonical pyrimidine nucleotidase, YjjG family: MGNRPSYLSIKHLETVPSIMRYPFLLFDADHTLFDFDQAQDRALKSTIVELHGHFDADYFEVYNEVNRRLWLAFERGEIIQQDIKVSRFEHFLERTGLPLDPFEANATYLNHLSEATFLLDDALEVVQELAVDRKLLIVTNGLREVQRPRFTTSAIAPFITGIVVSDEIGVAKPNPGIFDAAFEALKQPAKSEVLMIGDSLTSDMRGGIDYGIDTCWFNPTGNQNVLELPVTYEIRDLWALFYLLDKNPP, translated from the coding sequence TTGGGTAATCGACCCAGTTACCTCTCTATTAAGCACCTAGAAACGGTACCATCAATCATGCGTTACCCTTTCCTGCTATTCGATGCTGACCACACTCTCTTCGATTTTGACCAAGCTCAAGATCGCGCTTTAAAAAGCACAATTGTTGAGCTACACGGTCATTTCGACGCTGATTACTTTGAGGTTTATAACGAGGTAAACCGTCGTCTTTGGTTAGCCTTTGAGCGGGGAGAGATTATTCAGCAGGACATCAAGGTAAGTCGTTTTGAACATTTTCTAGAAAGGACAGGTTTACCCCTTGACCCTTTTGAGGCCAACGCTACCTATTTAAATCACCTATCCGAAGCCACGTTCCTGCTCGATGACGCCCTTGAAGTTGTGCAGGAATTAGCTGTTGACCGTAAGTTACTAATAGTTACTAATGGACTTCGCGAAGTGCAAAGACCACGTTTTACTACCTCAGCTATCGCACCGTTTATAACGGGGATCGTGGTATCAGACGAGATTGGTGTCGCCAAGCCAAACCCTGGTATCTTTGATGCCGCTTTCGAGGCCCTAAAGCAACCGGCAAAGAGCGAGGTCCTTATGATTGGAGATAGCTTAACTTCAGATATGCGTGGGGGAATTGATTACGGGATCGACACCTGCTGGTTCAATCCTACTGGTAATCAAAACGTCCTCGAATTACCGGTTACGTACGAGATTCGTGATCTCTGGGCCCTCTTTTACCTTCTCGACAAAAACCCACCTTAA
- a CDS encoding endonuclease NucS produces MLREALTDPSPENLLKFLNTHLGNRDCLIQVLSECEVFYQGRAASVAEAGDFLVLVKCDGSLQVHGAKGIKPINWQPKVDDTQVLIEDGRAVLLSERFNPPELVRVVFLEPALAQALELDEVSGFVLFGSEAEMQKALTRNPEAIEAGLTLIDAELPTEVGDIDLYARDSQGRLVVIELKRGKATQEAVYQLMRYVERIGEIGGTDVRGILAAPAITKPALERLQALKLEFHEVRALPVEEKPEAQPTLFSS; encoded by the coding sequence GTGCTCCGTGAAGCCTTAACGGATCCCTCGCCCGAGAACCTACTCAAGTTTCTAAATACTCATTTAGGAAATCGTGATTGTCTCATACAGGTGTTGAGTGAGTGTGAGGTTTTTTATCAAGGTCGGGCTGCTAGTGTCGCGGAAGCTGGCGATTTTCTAGTGTTAGTTAAATGTGACGGTAGTTTACAGGTGCATGGGGCTAAAGGGATTAAACCGATCAACTGGCAACCAAAAGTTGATGATACCCAAGTTTTAATTGAGGACGGACGTGCCGTATTGCTAAGTGAGCGCTTTAACCCTCCTGAGTTGGTGCGGGTGGTTTTTCTCGAACCGGCTTTAGCTCAGGCGCTTGAGCTAGATGAGGTTAGCGGTTTCGTTTTATTCGGGTCAGAAGCCGAGATGCAAAAGGCTTTAACCCGGAATCCAGAAGCTATTGAGGCTGGCCTGACCCTAATAGATGCTGAGCTACCCACTGAAGTAGGTGATATCGACCTTTACGCTCGTGATAGCCAAGGTCGTTTAGTGGTGATTGAGCTTAAACGCGGTAAAGCTACACAGGAAGCTGTTTATCAACTAATGCGCTACGTTGAGCGAATTGGAGAAATCGGTGGTACTGATGTTCGAGGAATTCTTGCTGCACCTGCGATTACAAAACCAGCTTTGGAGAGGCTGCAAGCCCTTAAGCTAGAATTTCATGAGGTTCGAGCCCTTCCGGTTGAGGAAAAGCCGGAAGCCCAACCAACGTTATTCAGTTCTTGA
- a CDS encoding cytochrome oxidase subunit III, whose protein sequence is MWLFLASDCMFFGTLIGTYLVYRGRSLQGPFPIDVLDIPITTVSSFVLLMSSFLMVLALHALRSGNIPRFRLWTFGVAFFGAIFLGFQVFEFSTFVQEGLTLNQNLFGSTFFVLTGTHGIHVTIGVLMLLSILILSYVKPMTSKDSLFLEVTGLYWHFVDIVWIVIFTVIYLVEFA, encoded by the coding sequence ATGTGGCTGTTCCTCGCCTCAGATTGCATGTTCTTCGGTACGCTAATCGGTACCTACCTAGTCTATAGGGGACGAAGCCTTCAGGGTCCATTCCCTATCGATGTACTAGACATTCCCATAACCACCGTAAGCTCCTTCGTACTACTAATGTCCAGTTTCCTAATGGTTTTGGCGCTTCACGCGTTACGTTCTGGCAACATACCTCGTTTCAGATTATGGACCTTTGGAGTCGCATTTTTTGGTGCCATCTTTCTTGGCTTCCAAGTTTTTGAATTCAGTACGTTTGTTCAGGAAGGACTCACTCTTAACCAGAACCTATTCGGGTCAACATTCTTTGTGCTCACCGGAACCCACGGTATACACGTAACCATAGGAGTTCTGATGCTTCTATCAATTCTAATCCTCTCCTACGTAAAACCAATGACCAGTAAGGATTCCTTATTCCTCGAAGTTACTGGTCTCTATTGGCATTTCGTAGATATCGTCTGGATCGTAATCTTTACAGTAATTTACCTAGTTGAGTTCGCGTGA
- the ctaD gene encoding cytochrome c oxidase subunit I — protein MTYGKQSTRSVSESTGLLIRPNWDRGILSWLTTVDHKRLGILYILTSTFFFLTASVEAFVMRLQLARPEQSLVSPDLYNQLFTMHGVTMVFLAIMPLGIGLANYFAPLMIGARDLAFPRLNAFGYWVXAFSGILLLSSFIFGGAPDVGWFAYAPLTSLSNNPGNGVDYFMVGLLISGVGTLVTAMNLIVTIVSMRAPGMTWFRMPAFVWMILITMFLIVFAFPPLTIALFQILMDRTFGTLFYDPAGGGMAILWQHLFWIFGHPEVYIIILPAFGVISEVIPTFSRKPLFGYAVIVLSGIFIGFLGFAVWSHHMFTTGLGPVVNAAFTLTTVVIGIPTGIKVFNWLATLWGGKIQFTTSMLFALAFLVTFTLGGITGIMLALPPFDAQAQDSYFVVAHFHYVMGGGALLAFFSGVYYWFPKMTGRLLNERVGKWVFALVVGGFHLVFFPQHFVGLLGMPRRVQSYEAGLGWEIYNQLSTAGTWIMSVGALIFLISIFQAFRNGKLAGNDPWDGRTLEWSTTSPPPYYNFVKDPVVTSLDSWWAKKYPESVHADVDHQAEAEANHQAEYGGAGIHIPGQSWFPFIAAIAIFFGGYAFIYDNWWLALLLLGILLVSCYAWALEGVGGKHINPESEGIA, from the coding sequence ATGACCTACGGAAAGCAATCTACTCGTTCCGTCAGTGAATCTACGGGCTTGCTAATCCGTCCCAATTGGGATCGGGGTATCCTTAGTTGGCTTACAACTGTCGACCATAAACGGTTGGGAATCCTGTACATCCTTACCAGCACATTTTTCTTTTTGACCGCAAGTGTCGAAGCGTTCGTTATGAGACTACAGCTTGCTCGCCCTGAACAAAGCCTAGTCTCCCCAGACCTTTATAACCAGTTGTTCACAATGCACGGTGTAACTATGGTGTTCCTAGCTATCATGCCGCTCGGAATAGGGTTAGCCAATTATTTCGCACCACTAATGATTGGAGCCCGTGACCTCGCCTTTCCAAGGCTTAACGCCTTTGGTTATTGGGTATANGCCTTCAGCGGTATTTTACTTCTTTCGAGCTTCATCTTCGGCGGTGCACCTGATGTTGGCTGGTTCGCTTACGCTCCACTAACATCACTATCGAACAATCCAGGTAATGGTGTTGACTACTTCATGGTTGGCCTTCTAATAAGTGGCGTGGGTACTTTAGTAACTGCAATGAACCTCATAGTCACGATCGTCAGCATGCGTGCACCAGGCATGACTTGGTTCCGAATGCCAGCTTTTGTGTGGATGATCTTAATCACGATGTTCCTAATCGTGTTCGCTTTTCCCCCATTGACCATTGCCCTATTCCAAATCCTTATGGATCGTACCTTTGGTACGCTTTTCTACGATCCAGCAGGCGGAGGAATGGCGATCCTGTGGCAACACTTATTCTGGATCTTCGGCCATCCAGAGGTTTATATAATTATCCTCCCAGCCTTTGGCGTAATTAGCGAAGTCATTCCAACCTTCAGCCGCAAACCTCTTTTTGGTTACGCCGTTATTGTCTTATCTGGTATCTTCATCGGATTCCTTGGTTTTGCTGTGTGGAGCCATCATATGTTTACTACTGGTCTAGGTCCGGTAGTCAATGCTGCTTTCACCCTGACGACCGTGGTGATAGGTATTCCAACAGGGATCAAAGTGTTCAATTGGCTGGCCACACTTTGGGGAGGAAAAATTCAATTCACCACATCAATGCTATTTGCTCTAGCCTTTTTAGTAACTTTCACATTAGGGGGAATAACAGGAATCATGTTAGCCCTACCTCCCTTCGATGCCCAGGCGCAAGACAGCTATTTCGTGGTCGCTCACTTTCATTACGTTATGGGAGGTGGGGCTTTACTAGCCTTCTTCTCTGGGGTTTACTACTGGTTCCCGAAAATGACCGGACGTCTACTTAACGAGCGAGTTGGCAAATGGGTATTTGCACTCGTAGTTGGGGGTTTTCACCTAGTCTTCTTCCCACAACATTTTGTGGGTCTATTAGGGATGCCACGACGCGTGCAGAGTTATGAAGCAGGTCTGGGTTGGGAAATTTATAACCAACTATCTACTGCAGGAACCTGGATTATGTCGGTTGGAGCCCTAATCTTTTTAATTAGCATTTTTCAGGCATTTAGAAATGGCAAACTAGCAGGTAATGACCCATGGGATGGGCGTACCCTCGAGTGGAGTACAACATCACCACCCCCTTACTACAACTTTGTTAAAGATCCCGTTGTCACATCTCTCGACTCATGGTGGGCTAAGAAGTATCCAGAATCTGTCCACGCTGATGTGGACCACCAAGCTGAAGCTGAGGCCAACCATCAGGCCGAATACGGGGGAGCCGGCATCCACATCCCAGGTCAATCTTGGTTCCCGTTCATAGCCGCTATCGCTATTTTCTTCGGCGGCTATGCTTTCATTTACGACAATTGGTGGCTAGCTCTACTACTTCTAGGAATTCTCTTAGTGAGTTGTTACGCTTGGGCATTAGAAGGTGTAGGAGGCAAACACATTAATCCGGAGTCAGAGGGAATCGCATGA
- a CDS encoding AP endonuclease — translation MTRPVTLFTGQWADLPLKELAPLARKMGYDGLELACWGDHFEVRRAIEEDDYTDKVWEVLRANDLQCLAISNHLVGQAVSDPIDERHKDIVPDYVWGDGDPEGVRQRAAQEMKDTAKAAAKLGVEVVNGFTGSPIWHALYAFPPTSQEYWDAGFADFGSRWIPIMDAFDDAGINFGLEVHPTEIAFDIASSERALEAVGHHIRFGFNYDPSHLGYQGVDYVKFLRTFSDRIYHAHMKDVWWGRGDGTAGVFGGHTSFGDARRFWDFRSVGRGDIDFEEVIVALNDINYQGPLSVEWEDSRMDRVHGATESAAFLRELDFEPSDIAFDAAFEE, via the coding sequence ATGACTAGACCCGTTACACTCTTCACTGGACAGTGGGCCGACTTACCCCTCAAAGAGTTAGCACCTCTTGCAAGAAAGATGGGTTATGACGGTCTTGAACTTGCTTGTTGGGGTGACCACTTCGAAGTTCGCAGGGCAATTGAGGAAGACGATTACACCGACAAAGTTTGGGAAGTACTCCGGGCCAATGATTTACAGTGTCTGGCTATAAGTAATCACCTAGTGGGTCAAGCCGTCAGTGATCCTATAGATGAACGTCACAAGGACATAGTTCCTGACTATGTTTGGGGTGATGGTGATCCGGAGGGAGTGCGCCAACGCGCAGCTCAAGAGATGAAAGACACAGCTAAGGCCGCTGCTAAGTTGGGTGTAGAGGTAGTTAACGGCTTCACAGGTTCGCCAATTTGGCATGCCCTATACGCTTTCCCACCAACTTCACAGGAATACTGGGATGCTGGCTTTGCTGATTTTGGTAGTCGTTGGATCCCAATCATGGACGCTTTTGATGACGCTGGAATCAATTTCGGACTTGAGGTACACCCTACAGAGATTGCTTTTGACATTGCTTCCTCCGAACGCGCGTTAGAAGCCGTTGGGCACCACATAAGATTTGGTTTTAACTACGACCCATCACATCTTGGTTACCAGGGAGTAGATTACGTGAAGTTTCTGCGAACTTTCTCTGATCGAATCTATCACGCTCACATGAAGGACGTTTGGTGGGGTCGTGGTGACGGCACTGCAGGTGTTTTTGGCGGACACACATCCTTTGGTGACGCTAGGCGTTTTTGGGACTTTCGCTCAGTAGGGCGGGGAGACATAGATTTCGAAGAGGTTATTGTTGCTTTGAATGATATTAACTACCAAGGTCCTTTGAGCGTCGAATGGGAAGACAGTCGGATGGATCGCGTTCACGGTGCTACTGAATCGGCAGCGTTCCTGCGGGAGCTAGATTTCGAACCGTCGGACATCGCCTTCGATGCCGCCTTCGAGGAGTAG
- a CDS encoding cupin gives MKKIGNCFVTRNEDVDRLTFDWGKIHFLSEEKVTGGKSFSFGLVELEEGKGHIRHNHPTADEVIYVVEGEGDQMLDDQETVRVKAGDCIWIPLGVYHSTINRGAGTLKLIVVYSPAGAEQALRGDPAVQIDSPS, from the coding sequence ATGAAAAAAATTGGTAATTGTTTCGTTACTCGTAATGAGGATGTTGACCGGCTAACCTTCGACTGGGGAAAGATTCACTTCCTCAGCGAGGAAAAGGTTACAGGTGGTAAGTCATTTAGCTTCGGATTAGTCGAGCTAGAGGAGGGTAAGGGTCACATCCGTCACAATCACCCTACTGCTGATGAAGTAATTTACGTGGTGGAAGGTGAAGGAGACCAAATGCTCGATGACCAAGAGACTGTGCGTGTGAAGGCAGGAGATTGTATTTGGATTCCCCTAGGTGTATATCACTCGACTATTAATCGGGGCGCCGGTACTCTGAAGTTGATCGTGGTTTACAGTCCAGCAGGCGCTGAACAGGCTCTGCGGGGGGATCCAGCGGTTCAGATTGATTCACCCAGTTAG
- a CDS encoding oxidoreductase: MTNLFSPLLLRSVELRNRIAVSPMCQYSSKEGFANEWHLVHLGARAVGGASLVFTEATAVEKDGRISPQDLGLWTDDHVAGQRCITTFLKNQGASPGIQLAHAGRKASTFRPWGDRQGVIFPNETAGWQPKGPTATPFEKGDPTPMPLGSEDIGAVITAFQSAAGRALDAGYEVIEIHSAHGYLLHSFLSPLTNNRKDNYGGNFENRTKLLREVISAVREVWPDTLPLFVRLSSTDWHPDGWDIEDTLHLARKLTELGVDLIDCSSGGIAPGISIPVEPGYQVCFAERVRKEANIASGAVGLITDPNQANEILVKGKADLVLLGREFLRDPYWPHKAANSLGTDLDHKLRPPQYRRS, encoded by the coding sequence ATGACTAATTTGTTCTCTCCGTTGTTGCTTCGCAGCGTTGAACTGCGTAATCGGATAGCTGTTTCTCCCATGTGTCAATACAGTTCTAAGGAAGGTTTCGCTAACGAGTGGCACCTCGTGCACCTGGGAGCTCGTGCTGTTGGTGGGGCTAGCCTGGTATTTACTGAAGCTACAGCAGTTGAGAAAGACGGCCGGATAAGCCCACAAGACCTGGGGCTTTGGACCGATGATCATGTGGCCGGGCAAAGATGTATTACTACTTTTTTGAAAAACCAGGGTGCTTCACCTGGAATCCAACTGGCTCATGCTGGCCGCAAAGCAAGTACTTTCCGGCCTTGGGGTGATCGTCAGGGTGTGATATTCCCGAATGAGACTGCTGGCTGGCAACCAAAAGGACCAACCGCAACGCCGTTTGAGAAGGGTGATCCTACCCCAATGCCACTTGGTTCGGAAGACATTGGTGCGGTAATAACCGCATTCCAGTCAGCAGCAGGACGAGCGCTTGATGCAGGATACGAAGTAATAGAAATTCACAGTGCCCACGGCTATTTGCTACATAGCTTCTTATCCCCACTCACTAATAATCGCAAAGATAATTATGGCGGTAACTTTGAAAACCGCACCAAACTACTGCGGGAAGTAATATCAGCTGTTCGTGAGGTTTGGCCAGATACCTTACCGCTGTTCGTAAGATTGTCCAGTACGGATTGGCATCCTGATGGCTGGGATATTGAAGATACTCTCCACCTAGCTAGGAAGCTCACGGAGCTGGGTGTGGATTTGATCGATTGCTCCTCCGGTGGCATAGCTCCTGGCATTTCGATTCCTGTAGAGCCTGGTTACCAGGTTTGTTTTGCTGAAAGAGTGCGAAAAGAAGCAAACATTGCATCGGGTGCTGTAGGCTTGATTACCGATCCTAATCAGGCTAATGAGATTTTGGTCAAGGGAAAAGCCGACCTGGTTCTTTTGGGTCGAGAGTTCCTGCGAGACCCGTACTGGCCTCACAAAGCTGCAAATTCTTTAGGAACAGACCTTGACCATAAACTTCGTCCTCCCCAGTATCGTCGATCTTAA
- a CDS encoding oxidoreductase, with translation MTKKITYGMVGGGRDAFIGEVHRQAAALDSKIELVAGALSSTADKAKASGQDLGLPEDRNYGSWEEMLEREMNRPEDKRIDFVSIVTPNHVHFPVAKAFAEAGINVVCDKPLVHTVEQARELIEVVERTGIVFAVTYNYTGYPMVKQARHMISSGQLGDVRKVIVEYNQGWLATKLEDADVKQADWRTDPARSGAAGAIGDIGSHAENLVAYATGLEIDSICADLTTFVPGRRLDDDGNLLIRYTSGAKGVLIASQIEVGEENELRLRVFGTEGAISWRQEDPNELFYKTLTGPTQRLTRGNDYLCEEAQRVTRLPTGHPEAFIEAFANVYVSVAATIQAKKEGREPDSFETDFPNVIDGARGVHFITKTVESSRSDVKWLKSRWEL, from the coding sequence ATGACAAAAAAGATTACTTACGGAATGGTTGGTGGAGGACGTGATGCCTTCATCGGTGAAGTTCATCGGCAGGCAGCAGCGCTCGATAGTAAGATCGAATTGGTTGCGGGGGCACTTTCGTCCACTGCGGATAAAGCCAAGGCATCTGGGCAAGATTTAGGACTTCCTGAAGATCGTAATTACGGTAGCTGGGAAGAGATGCTCGAGCGTGAGATGAACCGTCCTGAAGACAAGCGCATAGATTTCGTTTCAATCGTTACACCTAATCACGTACATTTTCCCGTAGCTAAGGCCTTCGCAGAAGCTGGTATTAATGTGGTTTGTGATAAGCCGCTAGTCCATACAGTTGAGCAGGCACGTGAGCTTATAGAGGTGGTTGAGCGCACAGGAATAGTCTTTGCGGTTACCTACAACTACACTGGTTATCCAATGGTTAAACAGGCTCGGCACATGATAAGTTCAGGCCAGCTTGGTGATGTGCGTAAAGTCATTGTTGAGTACAACCAAGGTTGGCTTGCAACCAAGTTAGAAGATGCAGACGTAAAACAGGCTGATTGGCGTACTGATCCAGCTCGTAGTGGTGCTGCTGGTGCCATAGGTGATATTGGTTCACACGCAGAGAATTTGGTCGCTTACGCCACCGGTCTTGAGATAGATTCTATATGCGCAGATCTGACTACTTTTGTGCCGGGTCGTCGTTTAGACGACGATGGGAATTTGTTGATTCGTTACACTTCCGGCGCGAAGGGTGTCCTCATTGCTTCACAGATTGAGGTCGGCGAGGAGAACGAACTAAGATTACGTGTTTTTGGTACTGAAGGTGCCATTAGCTGGCGCCAGGAAGACCCAAATGAGCTTTTCTACAAGACGCTTACGGGGCCTACTCAACGGCTTACTAGGGGTAACGATTACCTGTGTGAGGAAGCACAACGAGTCACTCGGCTCCCTACAGGTCACCCTGAAGCCTTCATAGAAGCCTTTGCCAACGTATATGTGTCAGTAGCTGCCACCATCCAAGCTAAAAAGGAAGGACGCGAACCCGATTCATTCGAAACTGACTTCCCAAATGTAATCGATGGTGCCCGAGGGGTTCACTTCATAACTAAGACCGTGGAAAGCAGCCGTTCAGACGTAAAATGGTTGAAAAGTCGTTGGGAGCTTTGA
- a CDS encoding hydrolase codes for MIRAVVFDWGGVFTNGTFDSSAVRNLAKLFCVTEEKIASTYFPLMAEFEIGSFDMKNFHRLFSEHSSLESDVGIFKKTFLSSVVDRPEMFKVLNGIPDTYLLGMLSNNVPVLCDQVRDDPRLSRISRRNFVFSNEIGVRKPDPLAFTHLIDVLGVLPEEVAFIDDNDINISACNNIGFTGIHIPNYETFRVNWDVALPEVLIT; via the coding sequence ATGATCCGGGCGGTTGTCTTTGACTGGGGTGGGGTGTTTACCAATGGAACGTTTGACAGTAGCGCGGTTCGTAATCTTGCGAAACTGTTCTGCGTTACGGAAGAGAAAATCGCATCGACCTACTTCCCACTAATGGCAGAATTCGAGATTGGTTCTTTTGATATGAAGAATTTTCATCGCCTCTTTAGCGAGCATTCGAGTCTTGAAAGCGACGTAGGTATTTTCAAAAAGACCTTTCTTAGCTCCGTTGTTGACCGTCCAGAAATGTTTAAGGTTCTAAATGGTATCCCTGACACTTACTTATTAGGAATGCTTTCTAATAATGTTCCTGTCCTTTGTGATCAGGTTAGAGACGATCCTCGTCTAAGTCGTATAAGTCGGCGTAACTTCGTGTTCTCTAATGAAATTGGTGTTCGCAAGCCAGATCCACTAGCATTTACTCACCTAATTGACGTTCTTGGGGTACTACCAGAAGAAGTCGCATTTATTGACGACAACGACATAAATATTTCTGCATGCAACAATATAGGCTTTACCGGTATCCATATCCCTAACTACGAGACTTTCCGGGTGAATTGGGACGTTGCCTTGCCAGAGGTATTAATCACATGA